One Paracidovorax avenae ATCC 19860 genomic region harbors:
- a CDS encoding carboxyl transferase domain-containing protein, translating to MSIAAARTGLIFDAETFTETQPSIESHFICGKGLIDSLTVFLIMNRGRDCEFEDRLQRNTALHITRTIEQAAQEEAPLLYVQDQLGDPEGGFDTTRVVTADLSTLLLSPSGMGRVSACLARFAQQHLMVSAILGPTSGPLALPLMLADLVMMTRKGALCMGRPDMVRAMLGQDCDLQSLGGPQVHSEAGSVQLVFDDEQALFACARKLISLGRRQVPRRRARGPRPRPLHIGRLIPRDPGRPYDAHSLIEAVADAHSLVEISPHHAPEVLTGFATVGKHPMALIANNPRHQSGAIQGPSARKMVRAIRLADKLRIPIVFFADVPGFMIGREAERSGIFSAAAELFSAHVRSTVPKILIVVRKAYTGGLYAMHGPGFDPVAILAYPHANIGVFGVKTMEAILESAPPEKRQVVELLRREISAPARLAEKGLVTEVIDPADTRERILHHLALFLAAEAPSGQPAAPARKSAPRSGPIGVSKVSAPLRKRA from the coding sequence TTGTCGATTGCCGCAGCCAGGACAGGATTGATTTTCGATGCCGAAACATTCACAGAGACGCAACCTTCCATAGAAAGCCATTTCATCTGCGGCAAGGGCCTGATCGATTCACTCACAGTTTTCCTGATAATGAACCGGGGACGTGATTGTGAATTCGAAGACCGACTGCAGCGGAACACCGCGCTGCATATCACCCGCACGATCGAGCAGGCAGCGCAGGAAGAAGCGCCCCTGCTCTATGTACAGGACCAGCTGGGCGATCCGGAAGGAGGATTCGATACCACCCGCGTGGTCACGGCAGATCTTTCCACCCTGCTGCTGTCGCCTTCCGGCATGGGACGGGTCAGTGCCTGCCTGGCAAGGTTCGCACAACAGCATCTCATGGTCTCAGCCATTCTGGGACCGACCTCCGGTCCCCTCGCCTTGCCGCTCATGCTGGCAGACCTCGTGATGATGACCCGCAAAGGAGCCCTGTGCATGGGCCGTCCGGACATGGTCCGGGCCATGCTGGGACAGGACTGCGACCTGCAGTCGCTCGGGGGCCCGCAAGTACACAGCGAAGCCGGTTCGGTGCAGCTGGTTTTCGATGACGAGCAGGCGCTGTTCGCCTGCGCGCGAAAGTTGATAAGCCTGGGCCGCAGGCAGGTCCCCCGCAGGCGCGCGAGGGGTCCCAGGCCGAGGCCACTGCATATCGGCAGGCTGATCCCGCGCGACCCTGGTCGGCCCTACGACGCGCATTCCCTGATCGAGGCGGTCGCCGATGCACACAGCCTGGTGGAAATCAGCCCCCACCACGCACCCGAAGTGCTGACTGGCTTCGCGACTGTGGGTAAACACCCGATGGCGCTGATCGCCAACAATCCCAGGCACCAGTCGGGCGCCATCCAGGGACCGTCGGCCAGGAAAATGGTCCGCGCCATCCGCCTTGCGGACAAGCTCCGCATTCCCATTGTTTTCTTCGCGGATGTACCGGGCTTCATGATAGGCAGGGAAGCCGAGCGCAGCGGCATATTCTCCGCAGCGGCCGAATTGTTTTCAGCGCATGTGCGAAGCACCGTCCCCAAAATCCTCATCGTCGTGCGAAAGGCCTATACCGGCGGCCTGTACGCCATGCACGGCCCCGGTTTCGACCCCGTGGCGATCCTTGCCTATCCGCATGCCAATATTGGCGTTTTCGGCGTCAAAACGATGGAAGCGATATTGGAAAGCGCTCCACCCGAAAAGCGGCAGGTGGTGGAACTGCTTCGCCGGGAGATCTCGGCGCCGGCCCGGCTGGCCGAGAAAGGCCTCGTCACGGAAGTGATCGACCCTGCAGACACGCGGGAAAGAATCCTGCACCACCTCGCCCTGTTTCTCGCGGCAGAGGCCCCATCCGGACAGCCCGCGGCCCCCGCCAGGAAATCTGCCCCGCGCTCCGGGCCCATCGGCGTTTCCAAGGTCTCCGCTCCATTGCGCAAGCGTGCATGA
- a CDS encoding LLM class flavin-dependent oxidoreductase, whose translation MKSWIFEQFNVSADENPAAFDPANYQAELAWRRKSWIDAEALGYEGIFFSEHHFGGARVSPAPALVAATAAALTKRLRIGILGWVLPLSQPWRVLEEIGVLDHLSGGRLEVGLARGSNPEEAVALGMDREHLQPMFDEARQIIRKAMDTAPLDHAGTYWTMRNLHALPSPLQRPFPPVWATVRSARAAQEAAREGHKVCTGFLSVDEVCALFDEYRNAIHAGSEDEVSSRLAIRRCIFVAPGRAEALEQADIARHRIPSILDQDTIAGSPADVVEQIVEQARRTGAGHMVGFFTGNTLDRNALLMSYRLYGLQVIPALGRHFGKQRASLAL comes from the coding sequence ATGAAATCCTGGATCTTCGAACAATTCAACGTTTCCGCTGACGAAAACCCTGCCGCTTTCGACCCGGCCAACTATCAGGCGGAACTCGCCTGGCGAAGAAAGAGCTGGATCGATGCGGAAGCCCTCGGGTACGAAGGCATCTTCTTCAGCGAACACCATTTCGGCGGCGCACGGGTTTCTCCGGCGCCCGCCCTGGTCGCAGCCACGGCCGCGGCACTGACGAAGCGGTTGAGGATCGGCATCCTGGGATGGGTACTTCCGCTCAGCCAGCCGTGGCGTGTCCTGGAGGAGATCGGCGTACTCGACCACCTGAGCGGGGGGCGGCTGGAGGTCGGCCTGGCACGCGGGTCCAATCCCGAAGAGGCGGTTGCGCTGGGCATGGACCGGGAGCATCTGCAACCGATGTTCGATGAGGCCCGGCAGATCATCCGGAAAGCGATGGACACGGCCCCGCTGGACCACGCAGGCACTTACTGGACGATGAGGAACCTGCACGCTCTTCCCTCGCCGCTGCAAAGGCCGTTCCCGCCGGTCTGGGCGACGGTGCGCAGCGCCAGGGCCGCGCAGGAAGCCGCCCGCGAGGGACACAAGGTCTGTACGGGCTTCCTCTCCGTGGACGAGGTCTGCGCACTCTTCGATGAATACCGCAACGCCATCCATGCCGGGTCCGAAGACGAAGTGTCTTCCCGGCTCGCGATAAGACGGTGCATCTTCGTGGCACCGGGCCGGGCCGAGGCGCTGGAACAAGCCGACATCGCGCGCCACCGCATTCCCTCCATCCTCGACCAGGACACCATCGCCGGGTCGCCTGCCGATGTCGTGGAGCAGATCGTGGAGCAGGCGCGCCGCACCGGGGCTGGCCACATGGTGGGCTTCTTCACGGGCAATACCCTGGACAGGAATGCCCTGCTGATGTCCTACCGGCTGTATGGCCTGCAGGTCATCCCCGCACTCGGGAGGCACTTCGGCAAGCAGCGTGCCTCGCTTGCGCTTTGA
- a CDS encoding CBS domain-containing protein — protein MTAVADILRSKAHQEVFTIAPSDSMLDALRLMADKGIGALLVMDGKSIAGIVTERDYARKVALLGRTSGDTRVADVMTRAVRFVRPVQTSGQCLALMSENRLRHLPVVEEDGTLVGLISIGDLVKDVISEQQFIIEQMEQYITGGGRPA, from the coding sequence ATGACCGCTGTCGCAGACATCCTCAGATCCAAGGCCCACCAGGAGGTCTTCACCATCGCGCCGTCCGACTCCATGCTCGACGCGCTGCGCCTGATGGCCGACAAGGGCATCGGCGCGCTGCTCGTGATGGACGGAAAGAGCATCGCAGGCATCGTCACCGAGCGGGACTACGCGCGCAAGGTGGCGCTGCTGGGCCGTACGTCGGGCGACACCCGCGTCGCGGACGTGATGACCCGCGCCGTGCGCTTCGTGCGGCCCGTGCAGACCAGCGGCCAGTGCCTGGCGCTCATGAGCGAAAACCGCCTGCGGCACCTGCCCGTGGTGGAGGAGGACGGCACGCTCGTGGGCCTCATCTCCATCGGCGACCTCGTGAAGGACGTGATCTCCGAGCAGCAGTTCATCATCGAGCAGATGGAGCAGTACATCACCGGGGGCGGACGGCCCGCGTAG
- a CDS encoding methyl-accepting chemotaxis protein, whose amino-acid sequence MRVNLPVTAQEYPFPRGETLVSTTDLQGRILYCNPMFVEVSGYERAELLGQPHNMIRHPDMPEEAFRDMWETIAAGWPWSAAVKNRRKDGTYYWVMANVTPLMEDGRPVGYMSVRTEASREQIAGAEALYGRMRAEKQAGRMVHALQRGRVVRRTLSGRIRQALDIGLGGQVAMAFASVWLAAFLAGLVDQESGVFSALAWLAVAAVAVGGFAWVRRAAVLPLAAMVGAANRMAAGDLTQSVTVTRTGLTGELQRALAQLNVNLLSIVRDARQESDKMRMSSREIAQGNQELSSRTENQASNLQQTAASMEEITGTVKQTADSARQASELAQQATGVAERTSGAVDEVAATMREIQTSSGRIGEITGLIDSIAFQTNILALNAAVEAARAGEHGRGFAVVAAEVRSLSQRTQSAAKEIRQLIEESAARVGEGHARTDGARRTMQESLELVRRVGVFIGEIHSASNEQLSGISQVNAAVAQLDTITQQNAALVEESAALAIELERQAQTVSESVQVFRLDRGPRAAAPDAVALRKAAKAGRTGAAALPAPR is encoded by the coding sequence ATGCGCGTCAACCTTCCCGTCACCGCCCAGGAATACCCTTTCCCGCGGGGCGAGACACTCGTTTCCACCACCGATCTGCAGGGGCGCATCCTCTACTGCAATCCCATGTTCGTGGAGGTGAGCGGCTACGAGCGCGCCGAGCTGCTGGGCCAGCCGCACAACATGATCCGCCATCCGGACATGCCGGAAGAGGCGTTCCGCGACATGTGGGAAACCATCGCCGCCGGGTGGCCATGGTCCGCTGCGGTGAAGAACCGCCGCAAGGACGGGACTTACTACTGGGTCATGGCCAACGTCACGCCGCTGATGGAGGACGGGCGCCCGGTGGGCTACATGTCGGTGCGCACCGAAGCCTCGCGCGAGCAGATCGCGGGCGCCGAGGCGCTCTATGGCCGCATGCGCGCCGAGAAGCAGGCCGGCCGCATGGTGCATGCACTGCAGCGCGGACGGGTCGTGCGCAGGACGCTTTCGGGGCGCATCCGCCAGGCGCTGGACATCGGCCTGGGCGGGCAGGTGGCCATGGCCTTCGCGTCGGTATGGCTGGCGGCGTTCCTCGCGGGGCTTGTGGACCAGGAATCGGGCGTGTTCTCCGCGCTGGCGTGGCTGGCCGTCGCGGCGGTGGCTGTCGGGGGATTCGCATGGGTGCGCCGGGCCGCCGTGCTGCCGCTGGCCGCCATGGTGGGCGCGGCCAACCGCATGGCGGCCGGCGACCTGACGCAGAGCGTCACCGTGACGCGCACCGGCCTGACCGGAGAACTGCAGCGCGCGCTCGCGCAGCTCAATGTCAACCTGCTGTCGATCGTGCGCGATGCTCGCCAGGAGAGCGACAAGATGCGCATGTCGAGCCGCGAGATCGCCCAGGGCAACCAGGAACTGTCCTCGCGCACCGAGAACCAGGCGAGCAATTTGCAGCAGACGGCTGCCTCGATGGAGGAGATCACCGGCACCGTCAAGCAGACCGCAGACTCCGCACGCCAGGCCAGCGAACTCGCCCAGCAGGCCACGGGCGTGGCCGAGCGCACCAGCGGCGCGGTGGACGAGGTGGCCGCGACCATGCGGGAGATCCAGACCTCGTCCGGCCGCATCGGCGAGATCACCGGGCTGATCGACTCCATCGCCTTCCAGACCAACATCCTCGCGCTGAACGCGGCCGTGGAGGCGGCGCGCGCCGGCGAGCACGGCCGCGGCTTCGCCGTGGTGGCCGCGGAAGTGCGCAGCCTGTCGCAGCGCACCCAGTCCGCCGCCAAGGAAATCCGCCAGCTGATCGAGGAATCCGCGGCGCGGGTGGGGGAGGGCCACGCGCGCACCGACGGTGCCCGCCGGACCATGCAGGAATCGCTCGAACTGGTGCGCCGCGTCGGCGTGTTCATCGGGGAGATCCACAGCGCCTCGAACGAGCAGCTCTCGGGCATCTCGCAGGTGAATGCGGCCGTGGCCCAGCTGGACACCATCACCCAGCAGAACGCGGCGCTGGTCGAGGAGAGCGCCGCCCTGGCCATCGAACTGGAGCGCCAGGCCCAGACCGTGTCGGAGTCGGTGCAGGTGTTCCGCCTGGACCGGGGACCCCGCGCCGCCGCGCCCGATGCCGTCGCGCTGCGCAAGGCGGCCAAGGCCGGCCGGACCGGCGCCGCCGCGCTGCCTGCGCCGCGCTGA
- a CDS encoding efflux RND transporter periplasmic adaptor subunit — MNPTPFRSARRLPAPPDSACPPPPAGCADAPGAAPGGACQAPGRRARTLWLGLGIGLAAALAGCSDKAPPPAPRGPVEVGVVTLQPERQSVTTELPGRTSAYLVAEIRPQVGGIVQKRLFTEGAEVKAGQALYQLDPAPLEAALASAEASLSRAQATAASAESNARRNAELAKIEAVSRQVADDSQAAAQQSRSDVSVARAAVATARINLGYARIQSPISGRTTTSSVTPGALVTANQTTALTTVSQVDPLYVDVTQSSTDVLRWKTELAQGRLQRAGEGQARMRLKLEDGSTYAHAGRLQFSGITVNPTTGAVTLRGVVPNPDGLLMPGMYVRAVLETGVNEQALLVPQQGVARDAAGNASVLVANAQDKVERRGIQVGAAVGNRWVATVGLAAGDRIIVDGLQRIQPGDAIHAVEVKIPQQGAAAAAARASAPAAPASAQAPAASR; from the coding sequence ATGAATCCCACGCCCTTCCGCTCCGCTCGCCGACTTCCCGCCCCGCCCGATTCCGCCTGCCCGCCCCCGCCGGCAGGGTGCGCAGACGCTCCCGGTGCCGCCCCCGGCGGTGCCTGCCAGGCGCCCGGCCGCCGGGCCCGCACGCTGTGGCTCGGGCTGGGCATCGGCCTGGCTGCGGCCCTGGCCGGCTGCTCGGACAAGGCACCGCCCCCCGCGCCACGCGGCCCGGTGGAGGTAGGCGTGGTCACGCTGCAGCCCGAGCGCCAGTCGGTCACCACCGAACTGCCCGGGCGCACCAGTGCCTACCTCGTGGCCGAGATCCGGCCGCAGGTGGGCGGCATCGTGCAGAAGCGCCTGTTCACGGAAGGCGCGGAGGTGAAGGCGGGCCAGGCCCTCTACCAGCTCGATCCGGCGCCGCTGGAGGCCGCCCTCGCCAGTGCCGAGGCTTCGCTCAGCCGCGCCCAGGCCACGGCCGCATCGGCGGAATCGAACGCGCGCCGCAACGCCGAACTGGCGAAGATCGAGGCCGTGAGCCGACAGGTGGCGGACGACAGCCAGGCGGCGGCGCAGCAGTCGCGCTCGGACGTGTCCGTGGCCCGCGCCGCGGTGGCCACCGCGCGCATCAACCTGGGCTATGCGCGCATCCAGTCGCCGATCTCCGGCCGCACGACCACGTCGAGCGTCACGCCCGGCGCGCTGGTCACGGCCAACCAGACCACGGCCCTCACCACCGTGTCGCAGGTCGATCCGCTCTACGTGGACGTCACCCAGTCGAGCACCGATGTGCTGCGCTGGAAGACCGAACTGGCGCAGGGCCGCCTGCAGCGTGCCGGCGAGGGGCAGGCGCGCATGCGGCTCAAGCTCGAGGACGGCAGCACCTACGCCCACGCGGGCCGGCTGCAGTTCAGCGGCATCACCGTCAACCCCACGACCGGCGCGGTCACGCTGCGCGGCGTGGTGCCCAACCCGGACGGCCTGCTGATGCCCGGCATGTACGTGCGCGCGGTACTGGAGACCGGCGTGAACGAGCAGGCCCTGCTCGTGCCCCAGCAGGGGGTGGCGCGCGACGCAGCCGGCAATGCCAGCGTGCTGGTGGCCAACGCGCAGGACAAGGTGGAGCGCCGCGGCATCCAGGTGGGCGCGGCCGTGGGCAACCGCTGGGTGGCCACGGTGGGCCTCGCCGCCGGCGACCGCATCATCGTGGACGGCCTGCAGCGCATCCAGCCGGGCGACGCCATCCACGCCGTGGAGGTGAAGATCCCGCAACAGGGCGCGGCCGCCGCTGCGGCCAGGGCCTCCGCGCCCGCGGCCCCGGCTTCGGCCCAGGCTCCGGCGGCCTCGCGCTGA
- a CDS encoding efflux RND transporter permease subunit, translating into MAQFFINRPIFAWVIAIVIMLAGAMSIRNLPLEQYPDIAPPRVSISATYTGASAKTVEESVTQVIEQQLKGLDNLIYMGSTSDASGNSRTTLTFNAGTNIDVAQVQVQNKLQQAMSRLPPAVQSRGVTVTKGGNDYLMIVTFTSPDPSVTQVDIGDYISSNLVDVISRIDGVGDVATLGTGYAMRVWMDPARLEKYALMPSDVGNALNAQNAQVSAGQLGALPAVGQQQLNATITARSKLQSREEFENIVLKVATDGSIVRLKDVARIELGADNLTITSRLNGQPGAGMGVVLADGANAMAVAEAVNAKVAELRPFFPYQLKPFTSYDTTPFVEASIEEVIKALVEAMALVVLVMYLFLQNFRATLIPAIAVPVVLLGTFGVLSAAGYSINTLTMFGMVLAIGLLVDDAIVVVENVERVMSEEGLPPKEATRKSMAEITPALVGIALTLSAVFIPMAFFGGSTGVIYRQFSITIVSAMVLSVLVALTLTPALCATLLKPIPKGAHSPHGGAPRRGPLGWVDRFFTGFNHRFDRTADGYQRGVGRIVRRGGRMMLVYALIVGGMAVLFMRLPTSFLPNEDQGAVQVQITLPAGSSNTRLQAVMAEVQKYFAAQPDVVSFNSITGANGDQSSARGFVRLKDWSERPRPEQSADAIARKATRDLRRIRDARIFVVLPPAVRGLGANAGFNFQLKDLNGLGHEALVAARDKVLQLARDRHEVSNLRANNPDDTSQLGVTIDDAKAGALGLATADINSTLSSAIGGTYVNDFLNKGRVKRVYMQGDAPFRMLPQDIGPWTVRNNQGQMVPFSAFSSTYWTYGSPQLQRYNGSPSYEFVGDAAPGVSSGAAMGAIDEIMKQMPPGIGYEWTGASYQERLSGSQAPLLYAISILFVFLCLAALYESWSVPFSVILVVPLGIVGALLGIGIRGMSNDVYFQVGLLTTVGLASKNAILIVEFATQLQAAGRSVIDATLEAVRLRLRPILMTSLAFGFGVLPLAIGTGAGAGGRQAIGTAVLGGMVAATVLGVFFVPVFFVLIRGFFARRGAQAAPAAEHPPAGTGGTPPSSPAPGASA; encoded by the coding sequence ATGGCCCAGTTCTTCATCAACCGGCCCATCTTCGCGTGGGTCATCGCCATCGTCATCATGCTCGCGGGCGCGATGTCGATCCGCAACCTGCCGCTGGAGCAGTACCCCGACATCGCGCCGCCGCGCGTGTCCATCAGCGCCACCTACACCGGCGCCTCGGCCAAGACGGTGGAGGAATCGGTCACGCAGGTGATCGAGCAGCAGCTCAAGGGGCTGGACAACCTCATCTACATGGGCTCGACCAGCGATGCCTCGGGCAACTCGCGCACCACGCTCACCTTCAATGCCGGCACCAACATCGACGTGGCCCAGGTGCAGGTGCAGAACAAGCTGCAGCAGGCCATGTCGCGCCTGCCCCCGGCAGTACAGAGCCGCGGCGTCACCGTTACCAAGGGCGGCAACGACTACCTGATGATCGTCACCTTCACCTCGCCCGACCCGTCGGTGACGCAGGTGGACATCGGCGACTACATCTCCAGCAACCTGGTGGACGTCATCAGCCGCATCGACGGCGTGGGCGACGTGGCCACGCTGGGCACGGGCTATGCCATGCGCGTGTGGATGGACCCGGCCAGGCTCGAGAAATACGCGCTCATGCCCTCCGACGTGGGCAACGCGCTGAACGCGCAGAACGCGCAGGTCTCGGCCGGGCAGCTGGGCGCCCTGCCCGCCGTGGGCCAGCAGCAGCTCAACGCCACCATCACCGCGCGCAGCAAGCTGCAGAGCCGCGAGGAGTTCGAGAACATCGTGCTGAAGGTCGCCACCGACGGCTCGATCGTGCGCCTGAAGGACGTGGCCCGCATCGAGCTGGGCGCGGACAACCTCACCATCACCTCGCGCCTGAACGGCCAGCCCGGTGCGGGCATGGGCGTGGTGCTGGCGGACGGCGCCAACGCCATGGCGGTGGCCGAGGCGGTGAACGCCAAGGTCGCCGAGCTGCGGCCCTTCTTCCCCTACCAGCTCAAGCCCTTCACGAGCTACGACACCACCCCCTTCGTGGAAGCCTCCATCGAAGAGGTCATCAAGGCGCTGGTGGAGGCCATGGCGCTCGTGGTGCTGGTGATGTACCTCTTCCTGCAGAACTTCCGCGCCACGCTGATCCCGGCCATCGCCGTGCCGGTGGTGCTGCTGGGTACGTTCGGCGTGCTGTCGGCCGCGGGCTACTCCATCAACACGCTCACCATGTTCGGCATGGTGCTGGCCATCGGCCTGCTGGTGGACGACGCCATCGTGGTGGTGGAGAACGTCGAGCGCGTGATGAGCGAGGAAGGCCTGCCGCCCAAGGAAGCCACCCGCAAGTCCATGGCCGAGATCACGCCGGCCCTGGTGGGCATCGCGCTCACGCTGTCGGCGGTGTTCATTCCCATGGCCTTCTTCGGCGGCTCCACGGGCGTGATCTACCGGCAGTTCTCCATCACCATCGTCTCGGCCATGGTGCTGTCGGTGCTGGTGGCCCTGACGCTCACGCCCGCCCTGTGCGCCACGCTGCTCAAGCCGATACCGAAAGGCGCGCACAGCCCGCACGGCGGCGCACCGCGGCGCGGCCCGCTGGGCTGGGTGGACCGGTTCTTCACGGGCTTCAACCACCGCTTCGACCGCACGGCCGACGGCTACCAGCGCGGCGTGGGCCGCATCGTGCGCCGGGGCGGCCGCATGATGCTGGTCTACGCGCTCATCGTGGGCGGCATGGCGGTGCTGTTCATGCGCCTGCCCACCTCCTTCCTGCCCAATGAGGACCAGGGCGCGGTGCAGGTGCAGATCACGCTGCCGGCGGGCTCGTCCAACACGCGCCTGCAGGCCGTGATGGCCGAGGTGCAGAAGTACTTCGCGGCACAGCCCGACGTGGTGAGCTTCAACTCCATCACCGGCGCCAACGGCGACCAGAGTTCCGCGCGCGGCTTCGTGCGGCTGAAGGACTGGAGCGAGCGCCCGCGGCCCGAGCAGAGCGCCGATGCGATCGCCCGCAAGGCCACGCGCGACCTGCGCCGGATCCGCGATGCGCGCATCTTCGTGGTGCTGCCGCCGGCTGTGCGCGGCCTGGGGGCCAACGCGGGCTTCAACTTCCAGCTCAAGGACCTGAACGGCCTGGGGCACGAGGCGCTGGTGGCGGCGCGCGACAAGGTGCTGCAGCTCGCCCGCGACCGCCACGAGGTCTCCAACCTGCGCGCCAACAACCCCGACGACACCTCCCAGCTGGGCGTGACCATCGACGATGCCAAGGCCGGGGCCCTGGGCCTGGCCACCGCGGACATCAACAGCACGCTCTCCAGCGCCATCGGCGGCACCTACGTGAACGACTTCCTGAACAAGGGCCGCGTCAAGCGCGTGTACATGCAGGGCGACGCGCCCTTCCGCATGCTGCCGCAGGACATCGGCCCCTGGACGGTGCGCAACAACCAGGGCCAGATGGTGCCCTTCTCGGCCTTCTCCAGCACCTACTGGACCTACGGCTCGCCCCAGCTGCAACGCTACAACGGCAGCCCCAGCTATGAGTTCGTGGGCGATGCGGCGCCGGGCGTCAGCTCCGGCGCGGCCATGGGCGCGATCGACGAGATCATGAAGCAGATGCCCCCGGGCATCGGCTACGAATGGACGGGCGCCTCCTACCAGGAGCGGCTATCGGGCTCGCAGGCGCCGCTGCTGTACGCGATCTCCATCCTGTTCGTGTTCCTGTGCCTGGCCGCGCTGTACGAGAGCTGGTCGGTGCCGTTCTCGGTGATCCTGGTGGTGCCCCTGGGCATCGTCGGGGCCCTGCTGGGCATCGGCATCCGCGGAATGTCGAACGACGTGTACTTCCAGGTGGGGCTGCTGACCACCGTGGGGCTCGCCTCCAAGAACGCCATCCTGATCGTGGAATTCGCCACCCAGCTGCAGGCGGCCGGGCGCAGCGTGATCGACGCCACGCTCGAGGCCGTGCGGCTGCGGCTGCGCCCCATCCTGATGACCTCGCTGGCCTTCGGCTTCGGCGTGCTGCCGCTGGCCATCGGCACCGGTGCGGGCGCGGGGGGCCGCCAGGCCATCGGCACCGCGGTGCTGGGCGGCATGGTGGCGGCCACCGTGCTCGGCGTATTCTTCGTTCCCGTGTTCTTCGTGCTGATCCGCGGCTTCTTCGCCCGGCGTGGTGCGCAGGCCGCGCCCGCCGCGGAGCATCCGCCTGCGGGCACCGGCGGCACCCCGCCCTCCAGCCCTGCCCCCGGAGCCTCCGCATGA
- a CDS encoding TolC family protein, with product MTRVPFAPLLPRPRLAIGAALAAALLAAGCTNLAPPFWKPALPVPEEVGTPSTRGTDSVTMTGVVDIGLGPWESFITEPRLRGVITQSLEANRDLRMAVLAIERARAQYGVSRADLFPTVAATGAGTRARTADDLTAAGRANTTSQYSAQIGFTSYEIDFFGRIRNLNDAALQEFLRVGDNARSVRLSLVSDVAGAWLTLDADARRLLLARETLRTRSQSLALARRSYEQGATSGLTLTQTQATVDTARADLASAATQLAKDRNALHLLAGRPVDDALLPPAAVEALAPPPAETGASAPGGDRAGSPDPARWQRPTVSVAQALAVPAGSLPSSALLRRPDVQAAERSLRGSFANIGAARAAFFPSITLTTSVGTASNELSGLFGAGNGIWSFAPQIRLPIFDGGRNQANLRVAEVAQETALAQYEKTVQAAFREAADALAERATLQERLQAQQSLVDSSQRALDLTLARWRLGADSYLAVLDAQRSLYTAQQGLIGVQLADQSNRVTLYKVLGGWGGEPDAGKP from the coding sequence ATGACGCGCGTGCCCTTCGCCCCCCTCCTTCCCCGCCCGCGCCTCGCCATCGGGGCGGCCCTGGCCGCCGCGCTGCTCGCGGCGGGCTGCACCAACCTCGCGCCACCCTTCTGGAAGCCCGCGCTGCCCGTGCCGGAGGAGGTCGGCACCCCGTCCACCCGCGGCACCGACAGCGTGACGATGACAGGCGTGGTGGACATCGGCCTGGGCCCCTGGGAGTCGTTCATCACGGAGCCGCGGCTGCGCGGCGTGATCACGCAATCGCTCGAAGCCAACCGCGACCTGCGCATGGCGGTGCTGGCCATCGAGCGCGCCCGGGCCCAGTACGGCGTGAGCCGCGCGGACCTCTTCCCCACCGTGGCCGCCACGGGTGCGGGCACGCGTGCGCGCACGGCCGACGACCTCACCGCCGCCGGCCGCGCCAACACCACCTCGCAGTACAGCGCCCAGATCGGGTTCACGAGCTACGAGATCGACTTCTTCGGGCGGATCCGCAACCTCAACGATGCCGCGCTGCAGGAGTTCCTGCGCGTGGGCGACAACGCACGCAGCGTGCGCCTGAGCCTGGTGTCCGACGTGGCCGGCGCCTGGCTCACGCTCGACGCCGACGCGCGCCGCCTGCTGCTCGCGCGCGAGACGCTGCGCACCCGATCGCAGTCGCTCGCCCTCGCGCGGCGCAGCTATGAACAGGGCGCCACCTCGGGCCTCACGCTCACGCAGACGCAGGCGACGGTCGATACGGCGCGCGCCGACCTCGCCAGCGCCGCCACCCAGCTCGCCAAGGACCGCAACGCGCTCCACCTGCTGGCAGGACGCCCCGTGGACGATGCCCTGCTGCCGCCCGCAGCCGTGGAGGCGCTGGCGCCGCCGCCTGCAGAGACCGGGGCCTCCGCGCCGGGCGGCGACCGCGCCGGCAGCCCCGATCCGGCGCGCTGGCAGCGGCCCACGGTGTCGGTGGCGCAGGCCCTGGCGGTGCCCGCGGGCTCGCTGCCGTCCTCGGCACTGCTGCGCCGCCCGGATGTGCAGGCGGCCGAGCGCTCGCTGCGGGGTTCGTTCGCCAATATCGGCGCGGCGCGCGCCGCGTTCTTCCCCTCCATCACGCTCACCACCAGCGTGGGCACGGCGAGCAATGAGCTATCGGGCCTCTTCGGCGCGGGCAACGGCATCTGGAGCTTCGCGCCGCAGATCCGCCTGCCGATCTTCGACGGCGGACGCAACCAGGCCAACCTGCGCGTGGCCGAGGTCGCGCAGGAAACCGCCCTCGCCCAGTACGAGAAGACCGTGCAGGCGGCCTTCCGCGAGGCGGCGGATGCACTGGCCGAGCGCGCCACGCTGCAGGAGCGCCTGCAGGCGCAGCAATCCCTCGTGGACTCCAGCCAGCGCGCGCTCGACCTGACCCTCGCGCGGTGGCGGCTGGGCGCCGACAGCTACCTGGCCGTGCTGGATGCGCAGCGCTCGCTCTACACCGCGCAGCAGGGGCTGATCGGCGTGCAACTGGCCGACCAGTCCAACCGGGTCACGCTCTACAAGGTACTCGGCGGATGGGGCGGGGAGCCGGACGCCGGCAAGCCGTGA